Proteins encoded within one genomic window of Bacillus sp. F19:
- a CDS encoding sugar phosphate isomerase/epimerase translates to MKLGVSSYSFYSALRSGNMSILDAIDWLKDHGGEHIEIVPIGFTLSDNSSLINDIVEKAKEAGIEISNYAVGANFVDKDEAQFNQELEQLKMQVDIAHALGVKRMRHDIASREKEHTSIEQFVCDLPIIIKVCREIADYAAQYGIITSIENHGFYVQHADRIRQIVHSVDRKNFRTTLDIGNFLCVDEDPLSAVKRTIPLASMVHFKDFYTRPHTQFPGEGFFETTAGNFLRGAIVGQGDVDITGIIQVLKSFGYDGYISLEFEGMEDCLKAIEIGLNNIKRLWK, encoded by the coding sequence ATGAAACTAGGTGTAAGTTCTTACAGTTTTTATTCCGCACTTCGATCAGGAAATATGAGCATTTTAGATGCGATTGATTGGCTTAAAGACCATGGCGGAGAACATATCGAAATCGTCCCCATTGGTTTTACGCTAAGTGATAATAGCTCACTGATTAACGATATTGTAGAAAAAGCAAAAGAGGCAGGGATTGAGATTTCTAATTATGCGGTAGGCGCCAATTTCGTTGACAAAGATGAAGCTCAATTTAATCAAGAATTAGAACAGCTGAAAATGCAGGTTGACATAGCACATGCACTTGGAGTAAAGCGAATGCGCCATGATATTGCATCAAGAGAAAAAGAACATACTTCTATTGAACAGTTTGTGTGTGATTTGCCGATTATCATCAAGGTTTGTCGAGAAATTGCTGACTATGCTGCTCAATATGGAATTATTACCAGCATCGAAAATCATGGTTTTTATGTTCAGCATGCAGACCGGATTAGACAGATTGTTCACTCGGTTGATAGAAAAAACTTTAGAACAACTCTCGATATTGGTAATTTTCTATGTGTGGATGAAGATCCATTATCTGCAGTAAAACGCACCATTCCTTTAGCATCAATGGTCCATTTTAAAGATTTTTATACTCGTCCGCATACTCAATTCCCGGGAGAAGGATTCTTCGAGACAACTGCTGGAAACTTTTTAAGAGGTGCAATTGTAGGGCAAGGTGATGTGGATATTACAGGAATTATACAAGTTCTCAAATCCTTTGGATATGACGGGTACATTTCACTTGAATTTGAAGGCATGGAAGATTGCCTCAAAGCTATTGAAATTGGTTTGAACAATATCAAAAGGTTATGGAAGTAG
- a CDS encoding ABC transporter permease subunit: MQRKKTKKNVRQNWQLYLFVLPLVMYLILFHYMPMYGIQIAFKDYYPVQGIWGSPWVGFDHFMRFFESYYFWDLIKNTVEISVYSLIVGFPIPIILALALNEIRDGMFKKTVQTVTYAPHFISIVIMSGMIITFLSPTTGMINNLIVMLGMEPIPFLTDPKWFSTVYVLSGIWQNAGWGTIIYLAALAGVDQQLHEAAIVDGASRWQRIWNINIPALVPTMVILFILDTGSLLSVGFEKVLLLQNPLNMEASDIISTFVYRVGLLEGQYSFGAAVGLFNSVINAALLIIVNQIARKKSETSLW, translated from the coding sequence ATACAGCGAAAGAAAACCAAGAAAAATGTCAGACAGAATTGGCAATTGTATCTTTTTGTACTTCCTTTAGTAATGTACTTAATCCTTTTTCACTACATGCCAATGTATGGCATACAAATCGCATTTAAGGATTATTATCCAGTACAAGGTATTTGGGGGAGCCCTTGGGTAGGATTTGATCATTTCATGAGATTTTTTGAATCCTATTATTTCTGGGACCTGATTAAAAACACGGTCGAAATCAGCGTATATAGCCTGATTGTAGGCTTTCCCATCCCTATTATTCTAGCACTTGCCCTGAATGAAATACGTGATGGCATGTTTAAGAAAACCGTTCAAACCGTCACATACGCACCCCATTTCATTTCTATTGTTATTATGTCTGGGATGATTATTACATTTTTATCTCCAACAACAGGAATGATTAATAATCTTATCGTGATGCTGGGGATGGAACCTATTCCGTTTCTGACAGATCCTAAATGGTTTTCGACTGTTTATGTACTGTCGGGAATTTGGCAAAACGCCGGTTGGGGAACCATTATCTATTTAGCGGCATTAGCCGGCGTTGACCAGCAGCTGCACGAAGCAGCCATTGTAGATGGTGCATCAAGGTGGCAAAGGATTTGGAATATCAATATTCCTGCTCTTGTTCCAACAATGGTTATTCTGTTTATTCTGGATACAGGAAGCTTATTATCAGTCGGGTTTGAAAAAGTGCTGCTTCTGCAAAATCCTTTGAATATGGAAGCATCTGATATCATATCTACCTTTGTCTACCGTGTCGGTCTTTTAGAAGGTCAATATAGCTTCGGTGCTGCGGTCGGATTATTCAATTCCGTCATTAATGCAGCCTTGCTTATAATTGTTAACCAAATTGCTCGGAAAAAATCGGAGACGAGCTTATGGTAA
- a CDS encoding carbohydrate ABC transporter permease, giving the protein MIKDTAADRFFKLLCYFYLSLALIIVLYPLIYIISASVSDPKFVNSGEMWLFPINLTFEGYERVFQNEQIWLGYKNTIIYTAVGTAVNLMVTIPAAYALARKDFVGRGFIMGMMLVTMFVSGGLIPTYIIVKNLGLMDSMWALILPGAASVWNIIVCRTFFQTSIPNELEEAAKIDGCSNFNLFLKVILPLSAPIIAVMALFYGVGHWNSYFGALIYLRDQDLYPLQLVLRQILVLQEMSADIMSGATAEALQRKAEIADIVKYAVIIVATLPIIIIYPFMQRFFVKGVMIGSVKG; this is encoded by the coding sequence ATGATTAAAGATACAGCTGCTGACAGATTTTTTAAGCTTTTATGCTACTTCTATCTATCACTGGCACTTATCATCGTATTGTATCCGCTAATCTACATTATCAGTGCATCTGTTAGTGATCCGAAATTTGTGAACTCAGGGGAGATGTGGCTTTTCCCTATCAACCTAACATTTGAAGGATATGAACGTGTCTTCCAAAACGAGCAAATCTGGCTTGGCTATAAAAATACCATTATCTACACAGCAGTAGGAACAGCAGTTAATCTGATGGTGACAATCCCTGCAGCCTATGCGTTAGCAAGGAAAGATTTTGTTGGCCGAGGCTTTATCATGGGAATGATGCTTGTCACTATGTTTGTCAGCGGAGGACTCATTCCAACTTATATTATTGTGAAAAACCTTGGGTTAATGGATTCTATGTGGGCTTTAATCCTTCCTGGTGCAGCTTCAGTCTGGAATATTATTGTTTGCCGCACTTTTTTCCAAACGTCAATCCCAAATGAATTGGAAGAAGCGGCAAAAATCGATGGATGCAGCAACTTCAATTTGTTTCTCAAGGTTATTCTTCCACTATCAGCTCCTATCATTGCTGTAATGGCCTTATTTTACGGAGTAGGACATTGGAATAGTTATTTCGGAGCGCTTATTTACTTGAGAGATCAGGATTTATATCCTTTACAATTGGTTTTAAGACAAATCCTTGTCTTACAGGAAATGAGTGCAGATATTATGTCTGGGGCGACTGCTGAGGCGTTGCAGCGAAAAGCTGAAATTGCGGATATTGTGAAATATGCCGTCATCATTGTAGCAACTTTGCCGATTATCATCATCTATCCGTTTATGCAGCGTTTCTTTGTCAAAGGTGTGATGATTGGTTCTGTTAAAGGATAA
- a CDS encoding Gfo/Idh/MocA family oxidoreductase, which yields MRKLKVGVIGAGSIAEMHLRSFSMHERAELYAVCDLNEERAKTTADKYNAEKYFTDYTKLLEDREIQAVSICTWNNTHAEIAIAALNAGKHVLVEKPLTTSVEKALEIEDAVKKSGKILQVGFVRRFASNTQILKTFIDAGELGEIYYAKASSIRRLGNPGGWFSDKERSGGGPLIDIGVHVIDLCWYLMGRPKVKSISGNTYHLLGNRSNVKNLSFYKAADYDASKNNVEDMANALIRFENGATLFVDASFTLHAKKDETTIKIYGDKGGAEIEPSLEIVSEKNNTILNITPQINHATFNFTEAFHSEIDHFVECLLENKEPISPVQDGVEIMKILCGIYESSEKCIEVTF from the coding sequence ATGAGGAAACTTAAAGTAGGGGTTATTGGTGCGGGTTCAATTGCAGAAATGCATTTACGCAGCTTTTCAATGCATGAGCGTGCAGAACTTTACGCTGTCTGCGATCTAAACGAAGAAAGAGCAAAAACAACAGCAGATAAATACAATGCAGAAAAATACTTTACGGACTATACAAAATTATTAGAAGACAGAGAAATTCAAGCTGTCAGTATATGCACATGGAATAATACACATGCCGAAATTGCCATTGCAGCGTTGAATGCTGGAAAACATGTTTTAGTAGAAAAACCATTAACCACAAGTGTTGAAAAAGCTCTTGAAATTGAAGATGCAGTCAAAAAAAGCGGGAAAATTCTTCAAGTCGGATTTGTAAGGCGGTTTGCAAGCAATACCCAAATTTTAAAAACGTTTATTGATGCTGGAGAGCTCGGCGAGATTTATTATGCAAAAGCTTCAAGTATTCGCCGTTTGGGAAATCCAGGCGGATGGTTTTCTGATAAGGAGCGTTCCGGCGGTGGTCCACTGATAGATATTGGTGTCCACGTAATAGATTTATGCTGGTATTTAATGGGCCGCCCAAAGGTCAAATCTATTTCAGGCAACACTTATCATTTATTAGGAAATCGTTCAAATGTTAAGAATCTCTCTTTTTATAAAGCTGCAGATTATGACGCTTCAAAAAATAATGTAGAAGATATGGCAAATGCTCTGATTCGCTTTGAAAATGGGGCTACTCTTTTTGTAGATGCAAGCTTCACCCTGCATGCAAAAAAAGATGAGACAACAATAAAAATTTATGGGGATAAAGGCGGAGCAGAAATAGAGCCTTCCTTAGAAATTGTATCTGAGAAAAACAATACGATCCTTAATATTACGCCTCAAATCAATCATGCAACCTTTAACTTTACAGAAGCTTTTCATTCAGAGATCGATCATTTTGTTGAATGCTTACTTGAAAATAAAGAGCCGATTAGTCCGGTACAGGATGGAGTAGAGATAATGAAGATTCTTTGCGGAATCTATGAATCCAGTGAAAAATGCATAGAGGTAACCTTTTAA
- a CDS encoding ABC transporter substrate-binding protein: MKKRLALPMISILLAGMFSACSNNQEASSEKSKSAEINSEGFPIVDEKVTLSMFGPNVGKAKWEDMKYFKMMEKKTNINFEFDTPPNDSFETQKNLLFASNELPDLFYGASLTNSEIIKYSEQGLLVPLDDLIEKYAPNIQAMFKEYPDVKKSITALDGHIYALPTVDRTLQWNIHPMWYNGSFLKALNVKELPKTSDELYDLLVRIKTEDPNGNGKQDEIPLTAAEMWDINQWFMGFFGVVSIGVGTYDGKVKYGAAQPGFKNYLEYMNKLYKEELLDNEVFSQSWDQKGAKGKANRVGLFANWAPGDFLGMPNDATNPMMQPVTGKGADKPVIAISPGQSVGQFAITNVNKNPEASMRWVDYSYSKEGNEFLSILDEGDIWEWADKDKNLRRLIPREDGTSIEDYKGTLTPNYGINVPTWAHLDSPIVYEGNAYDPFVVAETKNKIKPVGRVAMPQVFLTPEELKEVAAINADLEAYVEQMEAKFITGQEPISKWNEYIKTIDKMGVDKLVKIYQKAYDRYTEEK, from the coding sequence GTGAAAAAAAGATTAGCTTTACCAATGATTTCAATTCTATTGGCAGGTATGTTCTCTGCATGTTCAAACAATCAGGAAGCAAGTTCTGAAAAAAGCAAAAGTGCAGAGATTAACAGCGAAGGTTTTCCGATTGTTGATGAGAAAGTTACATTATCTATGTTTGGCCCCAATGTTGGCAAAGCGAAGTGGGAAGATATGAAGTATTTTAAAATGATGGAGAAGAAAACTAATATTAATTTTGAGTTTGATACGCCTCCTAATGATAGTTTTGAAACACAAAAGAATCTCTTATTTGCCAGTAATGAACTTCCTGATCTATTTTATGGCGCTTCCTTGACGAACAGTGAAATTATAAAATACAGCGAACAGGGACTGTTAGTTCCATTAGATGACTTAATTGAAAAGTATGCTCCAAATATACAAGCGATGTTTAAAGAGTATCCGGACGTAAAGAAAAGTATAACTGCCCTGGATGGTCATATTTATGCTCTGCCGACTGTAGATAGAACCTTGCAGTGGAATATTCATCCTATGTGGTATAATGGCTCATTTTTAAAAGCTTTAAATGTGAAAGAACTGCCTAAAACAAGTGATGAATTGTACGACTTATTAGTACGAATTAAAACAGAAGACCCTAATGGAAATGGAAAACAAGATGAAATTCCGCTAACTGCAGCTGAGATGTGGGATATTAATCAATGGTTTATGGGATTCTTTGGTGTTGTGTCTATAGGCGTAGGCACCTATGACGGCAAAGTGAAGTATGGAGCAGCTCAGCCAGGGTTTAAGAATTATCTCGAATATATGAATAAGCTTTATAAAGAAGAGTTACTGGATAATGAAGTATTCTCTCAGTCTTGGGACCAAAAGGGGGCAAAAGGAAAAGCTAATCGCGTCGGATTGTTTGCAAACTGGGCGCCTGGAGATTTTCTTGGTATGCCAAATGATGCAACAAACCCTATGATGCAGCCTGTTACCGGCAAGGGTGCCGATAAACCTGTTATTGCCATTAGCCCCGGACAAAGTGTCGGACAGTTTGCCATTACCAATGTCAATAAAAACCCTGAAGCTTCTATGCGCTGGGTGGACTATTCTTATTCCAAGGAAGGGAACGAGTTCCTGAGCATTCTGGATGAAGGAGATATTTGGGAATGGGCAGATAAGGATAAGAATCTAAGAAGACTAATACCTCGTGAAGATGGAACATCGATTGAAGATTACAAAGGAACTTTAACACCAAACTATGGGATAAATGTTCCTACATGGGCTCATTTAGACTCTCCAATTGTATACGAAGGAAATGCATATGATCCATTTGTTGTGGCTGAAACAAAAAATAAAATCAAACCAGTTGGACGAGTAGCAATGCCGCAGGTTTTTCTAACTCCTGAGGAGCTAAAAGAAGTTGCTGCTATCAATGCTGATCTTGAAGCTTATGTAGAGCAAATGGAAGCTAAGTTTATCACAGGTCAAGAGCCAATTTCGAAGTGGAACGAATACATCAAAACCATTGATAAAATGGGCGTGGATAAATTGGTTAAAATCTATCAGAAAGCATACGACCGATATACAGAAGAGAAATAA
- a CDS encoding alpha-L-fucosidase, which translates to MTKRVYDWPNHYGDIQWFIEDRFGLFIHWGLYALPARHEWVMTKEKIHSDQYKKYMDRFNPDLFNAREWAKNAKKTGIKYAVLTTKHHEGFAMWDSHATDYKVTNTPYGKDVVREFADAFRAEGIKIGFYHSLIDWHHPEFTIDGLHSLRENEEEKAKKREFDKYVKFLHQQVHELLTSYGEIDYLWFDFSYPDRDWDWSKGKGAKDWKAEELEALILKLQPHIILNNRLDLNRGVYTPEQYQPKRSIKKDGLDIVWEACQTLNGSWGYDRDELHWKSPEMVIKMLIDTVSKNGNLLLNIGPNARGEWDLKSMEIMEGISEWMKYHDSSIYGAGESEFPTPPDCRLTQKDQTIYLHIFSWPFRTIHLSELAGKIEYVQFLHDHSEVKFYEYMESDIHHHNVPVVEAGEVVLEIPVIKPNVIVPVIEIKLK; encoded by the coding sequence ATGACGAAGCGCGTATATGACTGGCCAAATCATTACGGAGATATTCAGTGGTTTATAGAGGATCGATTTGGTCTTTTTATTCATTGGGGATTGTATGCATTGCCTGCAAGACATGAATGGGTGATGACGAAAGAGAAAATTCACTCAGATCAATACAAAAAATATATGGATCGATTTAATCCCGATCTTTTTAACGCGAGGGAATGGGCAAAAAATGCAAAAAAGACAGGCATAAAATATGCTGTTCTCACAACAAAACACCATGAAGGATTTGCCATGTGGGACTCACATGCAACGGACTATAAAGTTACAAATACACCCTATGGAAAAGATGTTGTAAGAGAGTTTGCAGATGCATTCAGAGCGGAAGGAATAAAAATAGGATTCTATCATTCCCTCATCGACTGGCATCACCCTGAGTTTACGATTGATGGCTTGCATTCACTCCGTGAAAACGAAGAAGAAAAGGCTAAAAAAAGAGAGTTTGACAAGTATGTAAAATTTCTGCATCAACAAGTTCATGAATTGTTAACGTCTTATGGGGAAATCGATTATCTATGGTTTGATTTTTCCTATCCGGACAGGGACTGGGACTGGTCCAAAGGCAAAGGGGCAAAAGATTGGAAGGCTGAAGAGCTGGAAGCATTAATTCTTAAACTGCAGCCGCATATCATTTTAAATAATCGGCTGGATCTGAATCGTGGTGTTTATACACCCGAGCAATATCAGCCAAAACGGTCCATAAAAAAAGACGGCTTAGATATCGTGTGGGAAGCCTGTCAAACCTTGAATGGTAGCTGGGGATATGACCGGGATGAACTTCATTGGAAGTCGCCGGAAATGGTCATTAAAATGCTAATCGATACTGTATCTAAAAATGGAAATCTTTTATTGAATATCGGTCCAAATGCCAGAGGAGAATGGGATTTAAAATCAATGGAAATTATGGAAGGAATTTCGGAATGGATGAAGTATCATGATTCATCCATATATGGTGCTGGAGAAAGTGAGTTTCCCACTCCTCCAGATTGCCGATTAACTCAAAAAGATCAAACTATTTATCTTCATATTTTTTCTTGGCCATTCAGGACAATTCATCTAAGCGAACTAGCAGGAAAAATAGAATATGTTCAATTTTTACATGATCATTCCGAAGTGAAATTCTATGAATATATGGAGTCTGATATACACCACCATAACGTGCCGGTAGTTGAAGCTGGTGAAGTTGTTCTTGAAATCCCAGTTATTAAGCCCAATGTTATAGTCCCAGTTATTGAAATCAAATTAAAATAA